In Prosthecodimorpha staleyi, the DNA window GCTTCTCGGCGATGATCTTGCCGGAGAACTTCTTCGCCGCACGCTTGATCTGATCGAGATAGAGCTGGTCGTTCGGATGCGGGCCGTAGATGACCAACCAGTTGCGCCAGCGCTTCCAGACCAGGAACTGTGCCAGCGAATCCGTCAGCATCGACCGGGTCGGCGCGACATGCATGACGTTGTCGCGGCAATCCTCGTTGCGCAGCGATTCTTCTTCCGCCGCCGCGTTGAAGAGCAGGATGTCGCGCCCCTTCGCCGCATCGGCAATCTTCAGCACTTGGGCGGCCGGCAGGTTGAGCACGACGAACTGGTTGCCCTTGGCGACCAGCTCCTCGAAGGCGGGCAGCGGATCGTCGCCCTCGTCGAGGATCGTCTCGTCGAGCCGGAAGCTCTGTCCGACCAGCCGGCCGGTGGTGTTGGAATCCTTGATCGCGAGCCGGCCGCCGGCCAGTCCCAGATCCTCGGGCAGCGGGTCCTGATCGTAGATCGGCGGCGGCGGCGGACGCAGCGACAGGATGCCGACGGAAAGTTCGTCGGCACGCGCCGAGGCCGGGGTCCCGGCCCATCCGGCCATGGCGGTGCAGGCCGTCAGAAGAACGGTGCGCATCGCCGCCTGTGCGTCAATCCGGGCCATCGCGTCCTCCTCCCCATGCGTTTCCGGCATGGGACCCTAACAGTGGGGTTCGGGCGGGCAATCCCGAATGAGATAAGAGAATCCTAAACACACGAGCCACTTGCCGGGCCGGGACCGCGTGCTAGCTTCGCTGCCATGAGACGAAGTCAGCAAAAGCACGGATCGGCAAGCGTTTCGACGAAGAGGCGCCGAGGTGGCCTTCTGAGCGTCTTCTCAGGATTGGTTCTGGCCGGGCTGCTCCTGGGCGGATTCGACGCAGGCGCAGCCGAGCCGCCGCGCATCGCGGTATTCGATTTCGAACTGGCCGACGGCGGAGTCAGCGCCGATCCGACCGGCATGACCGCTATGGGGGCGGCCATGCTGCAGGGGCGCGGCCCCGACCAGGCCGACCGGCAGCGTCTGGCGCTGATCACCGGTGAATTCCGGCGGCTGATCGCCGAAAAGGGCCAGCAGGCGCTGGTCGATCTCACGCCGATGGCCGGCAAGCTCGCCGACGCCGCCCCGCTGCACAAATGCAACGGCTGCGGCACGGATCTGGCCCGGGAAGCCGGGGCCGAGCTGGCCGTGTTCGGCCGGGTCAAGAAGCTGACGCCGCTCCTGATCCATATCGACATCACGGTCACCGACGTGGCCGCCGACCGGCCTGTCCGCACCATGAGCGTCGACGTGAACGGCGACACCGACGAGAGCTGGACCCGCGGCGTCC includes these proteins:
- a CDS encoding DUF3280 domain-containing protein is translated as MVLAGLLLGGFDAGAAEPPRIAVFDFELADGGVSADPTGMTAMGAAMLQGRGPDQADRQRLALITGEFRRLIAEKGQQALVDLTPMAGKLADAAPLHKCNGCGTDLAREAGAELAVFGRVKKLTPLLIHIDITVTDVAADRPVRTMSVDVNGDTDESWTRGVRWLFRNRFADPPLSAAP
- a CDS encoding ABC transporter substrate-binding protein: MARIDAQAAMRTVLLTACTAMAGWAGTPASARADELSVGILSLRPPPPPIYDQDPLPEDLGLAGGRLAIKDSNTTGRLVGQSFRLDETILDEGDDPLPAFEELVAKGNQFVVLNLPAAQVLKIADAAKGRDILLFNAAAEEESLRNEDCRDNVMHVAPTRSMLTDSLAQFLVWKRWRNWLVIYGPHPNDQLYLDQIKRAAKKFSGKIIAEKLWEFGPDGRRTAQQEVPLLTQALSYDVVMIADEAGEFGDYVAYHTWDPRPTAGTQGLMATTWHPQAEQHGAVQLNNRFKRLANRPMTSLDFNVWMAVRTVTESAPRVKSVQFKPLYDFVRGKDFELAAFKGVGLTFRDWDWQLRQPILLAQAAALVSMSPQPGFLHQRTPLDTLGTDKPESKCKLK